One segment of Campylobacter hominis ATCC BAA-381 DNA contains the following:
- a CDS encoding RluA family pseudouridine synthase yields MPYIKKFLCRADGKRAFEILINCGFCMKDSQRLIDKKRIFCGPVSVDTKNEILNGEIFMIDYECMSRGIYPIFENDDFAVFDKPSGILSHPNGRHCEYSLCDEIWTLFGKNANVAHRLDRETSGLLIASKNPKSADELKNMFEKKTVQKIYFALVSGRVNENFICNKPIGKAYSDDEIGIKMRIRDDGKPAITEFYPLKFYENIGESGATIIKAIPKTGRQHQIRLHLFHMKHKIFGDPLYGLETYTAEAIMDKKLSIFDRVKFSGATRLCLHAAEISFEFKGENFHIKSKIDFEKEFLNATKI; encoded by the coding sequence TTGCCTTATATTAAAAAATTTTTATGTCGTGCCGACGGCAAGCGCGCCTTTGAAATTCTAATAAATTGCGGATTTTGTATGAAAGATTCACAGCGCTTAATCGACAAAAAACGAATTTTTTGCGGACCGGTTTCGGTAGACACTAAAAATGAAATTTTAAACGGCGAAATTTTTATGATTGATTATGAATGTATGTCGCGCGGAATCTATCCTATTTTTGAAAATGACGATTTTGCTGTTTTTGATAAACCAAGCGGTATTTTATCTCATCCAAACGGCAGACATTGCGAATATTCGCTTTGTGATGAAATTTGGACGCTTTTTGGCAAAAATGCAAATGTGGCGCATAGGCTTGACAGAGAAACCAGTGGACTTTTAATAGCAAGTAAAAATCCGAAATCGGCAGACGAATTAAAAAATATGTTTGAGAAAAAGACGGTGCAAAAGATATACTTTGCGCTTGTTTCAGGACGCGTTAATGAAAATTTCATTTGTAACAAACCGATCGGCAAGGCTTATTCGGACGATGAAATCGGCATAAAAATGAGAATAAGAGATGATGGAAAACCGGCTATTACGGAATTTTATCCTTTAAAATTTTATGAAAATATAGGCGAAAGCGGTGCAACTATTATAAAAGCAATTCCTAAAACAGGGCGTCAGCACCAAATTCGTTTGCATTTGTTTCATATGAAACATAAAATTTTCGGCGATCCGCTTTATGGACTTGAAACATATACCGCAGAAGCAATTATGGATAAAAAATTAAGTATTTTTGACAGAGTGAAATTTAGCGGTGCAACTAGGCTTTGTCTGCACGCAGCTGAAATTTCATTTGAATTTAAAGGTGAAAATTTTCACATAAAAAGCAAAATTGATTTTGAAAAAGAATTTTTAAATGCTACAAAAATTTAA
- a CDS encoding DUF3137 domain-containing protein produces the protein MSEILKLEKRRKNLVLKFAAYITVSAILIYWFLRFCVYFYTISKEELDFTSDNNIMFYVVCIVAYIIVHGYFKFSVDTISYDLRDFRSAYKDAVLKPFIKQLGFKYEKYGHVHALNLIYSELFSSGFDVQEGNDFIRGTASNVRFSLSDIVLSDMKYNFLKDLFFGYNFSLRKKRLLYGLFFEANFNRAINSNTRIFSKKLINFQNFKLKKIKMDNTDFNKIFDVFTDDKINANYILTPKFMENLTKIAKFARHDFRMSFKNDRVFMFFNQNRDSFEPNMLKSVNNRKNINEIKREILAVIGIIKTLELNKKIWIYGGEDELNRL, from the coding sequence ATGAGTGAAATTTTGAAGCTTGAAAAACGTCGTAAAAATTTGGTTTTGAAATTTGCTGCTTATATCACTGTTTCAGCTATTTTAATATATTGGTTTTTACGGTTTTGTGTATATTTTTACACTATCAGCAAAGAAGAGCTGGATTTTACGAGCGATAATAATATTATGTTTTACGTGGTTTGTATCGTAGCTTATATCATTGTGCACGGATATTTTAAATTTTCAGTCGACACTATAAGTTATGATTTGCGCGATTTTCGCAGCGCTTATAAAGACGCTGTTTTAAAACCGTTTATAAAGCAGCTTGGTTTCAAATATGAAAAATACGGTCACGTGCACGCGCTAAATTTAATTTATAGTGAGCTTTTTAGCAGCGGATTTGACGTACAGGAAGGAAATGATTTTATAAGAGGCACAGCTTCAAATGTGCGTTTTAGCTTAAGCGATATCGTTCTTAGCGATATGAAATATAATTTTCTTAAAGATCTGTTTTTCGGGTATAATTTTTCGTTGCGAAAAAAGCGCCTTCTTTACGGGCTGTTTTTTGAAGCGAATTTTAATCGCGCGATAAACTCGAATACACGCATTTTTTCAAAAAAGCTTATAAATTTTCAAAATTTCAAACTTAAAAAAATAAAGATGGATAATACGGATTTTAATAAAATTTTCGATGTTTTTACGGACGATAAGATAAATGCAAATTACATTTTAACGCCAAAATTTATGGAAAATTTGACAAAAATCGCAAAATTTGCAAGACATGATTTTAGAATGAGTTTTAAAAATGATCGCGTGTTTATGTTTTTCAATCAAAACCGCGATAGTTTCGAACCGAATATGTTAAAAAGCGTGAATAACAGGAAAAATATCAACGAAATCAAGCGCGAAATTCTGGCTGTCATAGGCATAATAAAAACGCTTGAACTCAATAAAAAAATTTGGATTTACGGAGGTGAAGATGAGCTTAACCGGTTATGA
- the hisF gene encoding imidazole glycerol phosphate synthase subunit HisF, whose translation MNNFAKRIIPCLDVNNGRVVKGVNFVNLIDAGDPVEVAKIYNDSGADELCFLDITASFENRDTIVEVVRNVASELFIPLTVGGGIRKIDDISRLLEAGCDKVSINSAAIKNPNFIDEAAKKFGSQCIVVAIDAKKTDQGYHVFINGGRVDTKIDVFSWSKEVENRGCGEILLTSMDRDGTKSGFDNYLTGKVSKSLGIPVIASGGAGCMEHIRDTFLAGADAALAASIFHFGEIKIDDLKRYLRTQNIEVRL comes from the coding sequence GTGAATAATTTTGCAAAAAGAATAATTCCTTGCCTTGATGTAAATAATGGCAGAGTTGTCAAGGGTGTAAATTTTGTAAATCTGATAGACGCTGGAGATCCGGTGGAAGTCGCTAAAATTTATAATGATAGCGGCGCGGACGAACTCTGTTTTTTGGATATTACGGCAAGTTTTGAAAATCGCGACACGATAGTTGAGGTTGTGCGAAATGTCGCAAGCGAACTTTTTATACCTTTGACTGTTGGTGGCGGAATTAGAAAAATAGACGATATTTCGAGATTATTGGAAGCCGGTTGCGATAAAGTCAGTATAAACTCAGCCGCAATAAAAAATCCGAATTTTATAGATGAGGCGGCTAAAAAATTCGGTTCACAATGTATAGTTGTAGCAATTGATGCTAAAAAAACGGATCAAGGCTACCATGTTTTTATAAATGGCGGTAGAGTCGATACGAAAATTGATGTTTTTTCTTGGTCTAAAGAGGTTGAAAATAGAGGTTGTGGTGAAATTCTTCTGACTTCTATGGACAGAGATGGCACAAAAAGCGGCTTTGACAACTATTTGACAGGCAAAGTTTCAAAATCTTTAGGGATTCCTGTTATTGCAAGTGGTGGAGCAGGGTGTATGGAGCACATTCGTGATACTTTTTTAGCAGGAGCTGATGCGGCGCTTGCGGCTTCAATTTTTCACTTTGGCGAGATTAAAATAGATGATCTGAAAAGATATCTGCGCACGCAAAATATTGAGGTCAGATTATGA
- the purB gene encoding adenylosuccinate lyase, producing MVERYARKEMSDKWTQTAKYAAWLKVELAAVKAWNRLGFINDDDCEKIVKNAKFDTARVDEIEKTTKHDVIAFLTNVSENLGDESRFLHYGMTSSDCIDTATALQMRDSLEIIIKDITRLMEAIKTRAMEHKKTLMVGRSHGIHGEPITFGLVLAVWYDEISHSLELINHAKNIISTGKISGAMGNFAHAPLEFEEITCEILNLTPAPVSNQIIQRDRYAQVVSAIAILAASCEKIAVNLRSFQRTEIYEAEEFFSPGQKGSSAMPHKRNPVLGENVTGLCRILRSFVAPALENVALWHERDISHSSAERFILPDMFITADFMLNRLAGLIEKLLVYPENMMKNLNLTGGLVFSQRILLELPKKGISREDAYKIVQRNAMKVWGDLQDGKEAIDEKCHSLFLQNLLNDVDLKKYLSEAEIKACFDYDYYTKNVDNIFARVFK from the coding sequence ATGGTAGAACGATACGCAAGAAAAGAGATGAGTGACAAATGGACGCAAACAGCAAAATACGCCGCTTGGCTAAAAGTTGAACTTGCTGCTGTAAAAGCGTGGAATAGGCTTGGTTTTATAAATGACGATGATTGCGAAAAAATTGTCAAAAATGCCAAATTCGATACAGCGCGAGTTGATGAGATAGAAAAGACCACAAAGCACGATGTTATAGCTTTTCTTACAAACGTAAGCGAAAATTTGGGCGATGAAAGTAGATTTTTACATTACGGAATGACTTCCAGCGATTGCATTGATACGGCGACAGCACTTCAAATGAGAGACAGTCTTGAAATTATAATAAAAGATATCACGCGCCTAATGGAAGCGATAAAAACTCGTGCTATGGAGCATAAAAAAACGCTTATGGTCGGCAGAAGCCATGGAATTCACGGAGAACCTATAACTTTCGGTTTGGTTTTGGCCGTTTGGTATGATGAAATTTCACACTCTTTAGAGCTTATAAATCACGCCAAAAATATAATTTCAACAGGTAAAATTTCAGGTGCAATGGGAAATTTTGCCCACGCTCCGCTTGAATTTGAAGAAATTACTTGCGAAATTTTAAATCTTACTCCAGCTCCTGTTTCAAATCAAATTATCCAAAGAGATCGTTACGCGCAAGTTGTAAGCGCGATAGCGATTTTGGCGGCAAGTTGTGAAAAAATTGCTGTAAATTTAAGAAGTTTTCAACGCACTGAAATTTACGAAGCTGAAGAATTTTTTAGCCCGGGACAAAAGGGAAGTTCCGCTATGCCGCATAAAAGAAATCCTGTACTTGGTGAAAATGTAACAGGACTATGTCGTATTTTGCGAAGCTTTGTTGCACCTGCACTTGAAAATGTCGCACTTTGGCATGAAAGAGATATAAGTCATAGCTCGGCTGAAAGATTTATTTTACCGGATATGTTTATAACGGCTGATTTTATGCTAAATAGACTTGCAGGACTTATTGAAAAACTGCTTGTTTATCCTGAAAATATGATGAAAAATTTGAATCTTACCGGTGGGCTTGTGTTTTCTCAAAGGATACTTTTGGAACTTCCTAAAAAAGGAATTTCTCGTGAAGACGCTTATAAAATCGTACAACGAAATGCTATGAAAGTTTGGGGCGATTTGCAAGATGGAAAAGAGGCGATAGACGAAAAATGTCATAGTTTATTTTTACAAAATTTGCTAAACGACGTGGATTTGAAAAAATATTTAAGCGAAGCTGAAATAAAAGCGTGTTTCGATTATGACTACTACACAAAAAATGTAGACAACATTTTTGCGCGAGTTTTTAAATAG
- a CDS encoding DUF3137 domain-containing protein, which translates to MDEILKLEKLRKSIIAKYKIYRILAAFSGGILSFQCILPIFFDSRKGIAFMYFLAFIGVFYIFYSVTFKNLKEKGSKEFRDKYKNMYIAPYVKKLGFKYDVWGFVNATDIITSRIFPSFSFQNGNDKISGDIDGVHFEFSDLILQDESTRNGENDEIFNWMLGRSDGYDYHVKDTLFKGIFFVADFFKRINSHTLVVSNPSSAGTEGLNKINMDNTEFNREFFVFSDDLQNAMYILSPSLMEKILLLKKQMKSDIAISFIGTKIFIRVDREYDSFEPDVDKKVITNNLDKTIKKDLNAFLDIVKILGLNTKIWIA; encoded by the coding sequence ATGGATGAAATTTTAAAACTTGAAAAACTTAGAAAATCCATAATTGCAAAATATAAAATTTATCGTATTTTAGCGGCGTTTAGTGGCGGAATTTTGTCTTTTCAGTGTATTCTTCCAATATTTTTTGACTCGCGCAAAGGCATTGCTTTTATGTATTTTTTAGCTTTTATAGGAGTCTTTTATATTTTTTACAGTGTTACTTTTAAAAATTTAAAAGAAAAAGGAAGTAAAGAATTTAGAGATAAATATAAAAATATGTATATCGCGCCGTATGTCAAAAAACTTGGTTTTAAATATGACGTTTGGGGATTTGTAAATGCCACTGACATTATAACGTCTCGCATATTTCCAAGTTTTTCATTTCAAAACGGAAATGATAAAATTTCAGGCGATATTGACGGCGTGCATTTTGAATTTTCCGATTTGATTCTGCAGGATGAAAGTACGCGAAATGGAGAAAACGATGAAATTTTCAACTGGATGCTTGGCAGAAGCGACGGATATGATTATCATGTAAAAGATACACTTTTTAAAGGTATTTTTTTTGTAGCAGATTTTTTTAAGCGAATAAACTCTCATACTTTGGTAGTTTCAAATCCAAGTAGTGCCGGAACTGAAGGATTGAATAAAATAAATATGGATAACACGGAGTTTAATAGAGAATTTTTTGTATTTAGCGATGATTTACAAAACGCGATGTATATTTTATCTCCAAGTTTAATGGAAAAAATTTTACTTTTAAAAAAGCAGATGAAATCGGACATCGCGATAAGTTTTATAGGTACTAAAATTTTTATACGAGTTGATAGAGAATATGACAGTTTCGAGCCCGATGTAGATAAAAAAGTCATTACAAATAATCTTGATAAAACGATAAAAAAAGATCTGAACGCATTTTTAGATATTGTTAAAATTTTAGGATTAAATACGAAAATATGGATAGCCTGA
- a CDS encoding purine-nucleoside phosphorylase, with protein MIISAGKNEIFSFAKPVGVGLIETAINLTQILEQNKVRNLIFIGTAGLYKKGEILKVYESSYAANYEISALLSFSYTPLNCEISGNVSYETYKVNSSNFITTDKNSAFKFYERGFFMENMEFFSILKVANTFKIPAYGIFVSTNFCDENAHNYYEKNYKEAKILLTKHLKSKGLI; from the coding sequence ATGATTATAAGCGCAGGAAAAAATGAAATTTTTAGTTTTGCTAAACCGGTTGGCGTTGGGCTAATCGAAACTGCAATAAATTTAACACAAATTTTAGAGCAAAATAAGGTTAGAAATTTAATTTTTATAGGCACTGCCGGACTTTATAAAAAGGGTGAAATTTTAAAAGTTTATGAGAGTTCGTATGCTGCTAATTATGAAATTTCAGCACTTTTAAGCTTTTCTTATACACCTTTGAATTGTGAAATTTCAGGCAATGTTTCATATGAAACATACAAAGTTAACAGTTCAAATTTTATTACTACGGATAAAAATTCGGCGTTTAAATTTTATGAACGTGGATTTTTTATGGAAAATATGGAGTTTTTCTCTATACTAAAAGTTGCAAATACTTTTAAAATTCCTGCTTATGGAATTTTCGTTTCTACAAATTTTTGTGATGAAAATGCGCATAATTACTATGAAAAAAATTATAAAGAGGCAAAAATTCTGCTTACAAAACATCTGAAATCAAAGGGTTTGATTTGA
- the rlmN gene encoding 23S rRNA (adenine(2503)-C(2))-methyltransferase RlmN, whose amino-acid sequence MKNLLDFSLDELGELLKPKFRAKQIYEWIYHKNVDDFLQMKNLPLQMREDLANEFYIGGLNVSKCEQSVDGSKKYLFELKDGKTIESVLLPMKDEITDENGEILRHKRYTICVSSQVGCKIGCAFCLTAKGGFVRNLSAGEIVEQIRLIKKINKIPYERRINVVYMGMGEPLNNLENVAKAIKILIQNEGLAISPRRQTISTSGLSSQIKKLGEMNLGVLLAISLHAVNDELREKLMPINRAYNIASIMQAVREFPIDLRKRVMFEYLVMDGVNDSINDAKTLVRLLNGIKAKVNLIYFNPHIGSKFHRPSEENMIKFQDYLSVHGITCTIRQSKGLDISAACGQLREKNLKEKNDNA is encoded by the coding sequence TTGAAAAATTTACTTGATTTTTCGCTTGACGAACTAGGCGAACTGCTAAAACCGAAATTTCGTGCTAAACAAATCTATGAGTGGATATATCACAAAAATGTAGATGATTTTTTGCAAATGAAAAATTTGCCGCTGCAAATGCGTGAAGATTTGGCAAATGAATTTTATATAGGCGGCTTAAACGTATCAAAATGCGAGCAAAGCGTGGACGGAAGTAAAAAGTATCTTTTTGAATTAAAAGACGGCAAAACGATAGAAAGTGTGCTTTTGCCGATGAAAGATGAAATTACGGATGAAAATGGAGAAATTTTACGTCACAAGAGATATACTATTTGCGTAAGTTCGCAAGTAGGCTGTAAAATAGGTTGCGCATTTTGTTTGACAGCAAAAGGCGGATTTGTGCGAAATTTGAGTGCAGGGGAGATAGTAGAACAAATACGTTTAATAAAAAAAATAAACAAAATCCCGTATGAAAGACGAATAAATGTTGTTTATATGGGGATGGGAGAGCCTTTAAATAATCTTGAAAATGTTGCAAAAGCGATTAAAATTTTAATTCAAAATGAAGGGCTGGCAATTTCGCCACGTCGTCAAACTATAAGTACAAGTGGACTTTCAAGTCAAATAAAAAAACTTGGCGAAATGAATCTTGGCGTGCTATTAGCTATTTCACTTCATGCAGTCAATGACGAATTGCGCGAAAAGTTAATGCCGATAAATCGTGCCTATAACATCGCTTCTATTATGCAAGCTGTTAGGGAATTTCCAATTGATTTACGCAAACGTGTAATGTTTGAATACCTTGTGATGGATGGTGTAAATGATAGTATAAATGACGCTAAAACGCTTGTAAGGTTATTAAACGGTATAAAAGCCAAAGTAAATCTTATCTATTTCAATCCGCATATTGGAAGTAAATTTCACCGTCCAAGTGAAGAAAATATGATAAAATTTCAAGATTATCTATCGGTTCACGGCATTACTTGCACGATTCGCCAAAGCAAAGGACTTGATATATCTGCAGCTTGCGGGCAATTAAGAGAAAAAAATTTAAAGGAAAAAAATGACAACGCTTGA
- a CDS encoding LemA family protein codes for MNTFLIIVIILVIVIVAIISIYNTLVAKKNQVSNISAGVDTQLKKRYDLIPNLVAAVKEYLIHEKETLQKVTELRNLAMAAKNNGEKFELNNQISKLLGGIFVAVEAYPNLKANENVLHLQRTLTEVEEQLSAARRAYNSSVMDYNNACEMFPTNIVASLFNFEKREFFEASDSEKTTPNVSELFKK; via the coding sequence ATGAATACATTTTTAATCATTGTGATTATTTTAGTTATCGTGATTGTAGCAATCATCAGTATTTATAATACTCTTGTAGCAAAGAAAAATCAAGTAAGCAATATTTCAGCAGGCGTTGATACACAGTTAAAAAAGCGATATGATCTTATTCCAAATCTTGTAGCTGCCGTAAAAGAGTATCTAATTCACGAAAAAGAAACCTTACAAAAGGTTACGGAACTTCGAAATTTGGCAATGGCTGCTAAAAATAACGGAGAAAAATTCGAGCTGAACAATCAAATTTCAAAATTGCTTGGAGGAATTTTTGTAGCGGTTGAGGCATATCCAAATCTAAAAGCTAATGAAAACGTGCTTCATTTACAAAGGACTTTGACTGAAGTCGAGGAACAATTAAGTGCGGCAAGACGCGCATACAACTCAAGCGTTATGGATTATAACAATGCTTGCGAAATGTTTCCTACAAACATTGTAGCTTCGCTCTTTAACTTTGAAAAACGTGAATTTTTCGAAGCGAGCGATAGTGAAAAAACTACGCCAAATGTGAGCGAACTTTTCAAAAAGTAG
- a CDS encoding DUF3137 domain-containing protein has product MNEQNLGNVQSSQNFTNQNSPNFNQSQNFKNLSKNSKIDENSPKFAGISSISLALLEKERQRVNAKIAKLKLFCLIVFGSFIIWLILNSKSDHVGEYTSFILFGAFAFYNWRKDAITRSIRSKFKAEVVSKIIKDINPHFVYIPHMHISENEFSKARVFKLNGGTFDGNDLISGKIDGVKFKMSDVSYTEIRREGRNTKQVTIFKGIVFIADFYKNFTSHTIVANSDYAKPVGKRIKIDNMDFNNRFKIYTNDEINAFYLLSPNFMERFLWLSNNVSYYIDAAFVGNKIYIFIDNKEDNFEINLDTKLTDISTIYATYKFSLEVFFNIIKDLKLNLEIFKTEAENG; this is encoded by the coding sequence ATGAATGAGCAAAATTTGGGAAACGTTCAAAGCTCACAAAATTTTACAAATCAAAATTCACCAAATTTTAATCAATCTCAAAATTTTAAAAATTTATCAAAAAACTCTAAAATAGATGAAAACTCACCGAAATTTGCAGGAATTTCATCAATCAGCCTTGCACTTTTAGAAAAAGAGCGCCAAAGAGTAAATGCGAAAATTGCAAAATTAAAATTATTTTGTTTAATTGTTTTCGGTTCATTTATTATATGGTTGATTTTAAATAGTAAATCGGATCATGTCGGCGAGTATACAAGTTTTATTTTATTTGGCGCATTTGCTTTTTACAATTGGCGCAAAGATGCAATTACGCGTAGTATCAGGTCAAAATTTAAAGCTGAAGTCGTTTCAAAAATAATAAAAGATATAAATCCGCATTTTGTTTATATTCCGCATATGCATATCAGCGAAAACGAATTCAGCAAAGCCAGAGTTTTTAAACTGAACGGCGGAACTTTTGACGGAAACGATTTAATAAGCGGTAAAATTGACGGTGTAAAATTTAAAATGAGCGATGTAAGTTATACCGAGATTAGAAGAGAAGGACGCAATACAAAACAGGTTACTATTTTTAAAGGTATCGTTTTTATTGCGGATTTTTATAAAAATTTCACTTCTCATACGATTGTGGCAAACTCAGATTATGCAAAACCTGTCGGAAAGCGTATAAAAATAGACAACATGGATTTTAACAATCGTTTTAAAATTTATACAAACGATGAAATAAACGCTTTTTATCTGTTAAGCCCAAATTTTATGGAACGTTTTTTATGGCTTTCCAATAATGTAAGTTATTATATCGATGCGGCTTTTGTCGGCAATAAAATTTATATTTTCATTGATAACAAAGAAGATAATTTTGAAATCAATTTGGATACAAAGCTTACCGATATCAGTACTATTTACGCCACTTATAAATTCAGCCTTGAAGTGTTTTTCAATATTATAAAAGATTTAAAATTAAATCTTGAAATTTTTAAAACGGAAGCCGAAAATGGATGA
- a CDS encoding DUF2130 domain-containing protein produces the protein MSEKIKCPKCGAQIDINEIVEQNLKQEFNAKFLALKAKFDEKSAKFDENFKNAVAAEIAKQTQILNAKNAQDAKNLEQSLKAKIEAENLAKNEILKRELNEKSQKINELNKIAAENEVLKRQNSEIETKIQLESEKKINEILNVEREKISKQISEENELKMREKDEQISSMQKQIFELSRKAEIGSQQAQGEVQEIAIEDILKEKFRYDEIIPVPKGVNGADCEQIIIADDFSKCGKILYESKRTQSFGGDWIEKFKKDMTEAKADAGILVTKTLPKGVSNINFIEGVWVCSFSDFKWLCEVVRQNLIEINYVKKAGQNVETKMGLVYNYLISNEFRAQMENIVHAFIDLQDSLTKEQNAMKKIWKSRELSIEKARDNAIAMHAKLRTIAGAEISDIDEILLENVVAIENKE, from the coding sequence TTGAGCGAAAAAATAAAATGCCCTAAATGTGGAGCACAAATCGATATAAATGAAATTGTAGAACAAAATTTAAAGCAGGAATTTAACGCAAAATTTTTGGCTTTAAAAGCCAAATTCGATGAAAAATCCGCAAAATTTGATGAAAATTTTAAAAATGCCGTTGCTGCGGAAATTGCTAAACAAACTCAAATTTTAAATGCAAAAAACGCGCAGGATGCAAAAAATTTAGAACAAAGTTTAAAAGCAAAAATTGAAGCTGAAAATTTAGCTAAAAATGAAATTTTAAAACGCGAACTGAATGAAAAATCACAAAAAATAAATGAATTAAATAAAATCGCCGCCGAAAACGAAGTTTTAAAACGCCAAAATAGTGAAATTGAAACTAAAATACAGCTTGAAAGTGAGAAAAAAATAAACGAAATTCTTAACGTTGAAAGAGAAAAAATTTCAAAACAAATCAGTGAAGAAAATGAGCTTAAAATGCGTGAAAAAGATGAACAAATAAGCTCAATGCAAAAGCAAATCTTTGAACTTAGCAGAAAAGCTGAAATCGGCTCTCAACAAGCGCAAGGTGAAGTACAGGAAATTGCCATTGAAGATATTTTAAAAGAAAAATTTCGCTATGATGAAATCATCCCAGTGCCAAAAGGTGTAAATGGTGCCGATTGTGAACAAATCATTATTGCTGACGATTTCAGCAAATGCGGCAAAATTTTATATGAAAGCAAGCGAACGCAAAGCTTTGGCGGCGACTGGATAGAAAAATTTAAAAAAGATATGACGGAAGCTAAAGCGGACGCAGGAATTTTAGTAACCAAAACCTTGCCGAAAGGCGTAAGCAATATTAATTTTATAGAAGGCGTATGGGTTTGCTCGTTTTCAGATTTTAAATGGCTTTGCGAAGTTGTGCGCCAAAATTTAATAGAGATAAATTACGTAAAAAAAGCCGGTCAAAATGTCGAAACAAAAATGGGTTTGGTGTACAACTACTTAATTTCAAATGAATTTAGAGCGCAAATGGAAAATATCGTTCACGCATTTATAGACTTGCAAGATAGTCTTACAAAAGAGCAAAATGCGATGAAAAAGATTTGGAAAAGCCGCGAACTCAGCATAGAAAAGGCTCGCGATAATGCAATTGCAATGCATGCAAAATTAAGAACTATCGCAGGAGCTGAAATAAGCGATATAGATGAAATTTTACTGGAAAATGTCGTAGCAATTGAAAATAAAGAGTGA
- the rsmA gene encoding 16S rRNA (adenine(1518)-N(6)/adenine(1519)-N(6))-dimethyltransferase RsmA — protein sequence MYIAKKKFGQNFLKDKNALNKIIESIPENAENIVEIGAGLGDLTYELLRKFKVKSYEIDKDLIEFLKSKFACELENRKFELVFGDALKFWKNGLCNKNYFLVANLPYYVATNMILKAIDDELCDGFVAMVQKEVAEKFCAESGDSEFGGISVLADIFGKCEFLFSVPADSFEPAPKVVSAVIRLKKTRKIDDIFENSVQYENFKNFLKICFSSPRKTIMKNLSTKFDKEILQSIFEKLDLTTNLRAHELNFTLFFKIFKNLRIRDERNK from the coding sequence ATGTATATAGCGAAAAAGAAATTTGGACAAAATTTTTTAAAAGATAAAAATGCTTTGAATAAAATCATCGAATCGATTCCCGAAAATGCTGAAAATATCGTAGAAATCGGGGCTGGCTTAGGTGATTTAACTTATGAACTTCTTAGAAAATTCAAAGTTAAAAGTTATGAAATAGATAAAGATTTGATAGAATTTCTAAAATCAAAATTTGCATGCGAGCTTGAAAACAGAAAATTTGAACTGGTTTTTGGAGATGCGTTGAAATTTTGGAAAAACGGGCTTTGTAATAAAAACTATTTTTTGGTAGCAAATTTGCCCTATTATGTCGCCACAAATATGATTTTAAAGGCGATTGATGATGAACTTTGTGATGGCTTTGTAGCTATGGTGCAAAAAGAAGTAGCCGAAAAATTTTGTGCTGAAAGCGGCGATAGCGAGTTTGGCGGAATTTCCGTTTTGGCTGATATTTTTGGAAAATGCGAGTTTTTGTTTTCCGTGCCTGCAGACAGTTTTGAACCTGCTCCAAAAGTTGTTTCGGCAGTCATAAGACTAAAAAAAACGCGGAAAATAGATGATATTTTTGAAAATAGCGTCCAATATGAAAATTTCAAAAATTTTCTAAAAATTTGTTTTTCATCACCAAGAAAAACAATAATGAAAAATCTATCGACAAAATTCGACAAAGAAATTTTACAATCTATCTTTGAAAAACTTGATTTAACTACAAATTTAAGGGCTCATGAGTTAAACTTTACCTTATTTTTTAAAATTTTTAAAAATTTAAGGATAAGAGATGAACGAAATAAATGA